Genomic DNA from Mesorhizobium sp. 131-2-1:
TCTCGAGGACCAGCACGTCGAGCCCGGCGCGCTGCAGATAACAGGCGTTGACCAGACCATTGTGGCCGCCGCCGATGACGATCGCGTCCCACGCCTTCATGTGCGCTCAACCTCCATCCGGCCGCCCTTTTCCGGGCCTTTTATCCCCTGTTGCACGGAATTTGGCACGGATCACGGATTCTTGTCCAGCCATTTTGAATGAATGTTCAACAAATGATGTTGCGTTTTCCCGTTTATACGCTAGGCTTTGACAGCATTAGGGACTGGACCTTTTTCGGCATTTTGGGCTGAGATCCGATGATCGAAACGGCGGGCGCCGAGCGGGAATATGACGATACCGCCATCCGCTTCCTCGAAGCGCTCTGGGGCGATGGCTATCTGTCGCCGGGCGGACCCGAGGAGGTCGACCGGGTGGTCGAGGGTCTGTCGCTCAAAGGCAAGACAGTCCTCGATATCGGCTGCGGCGCCGGAGGCATCACATTGCATCTGGTCGAGCGCCATGGCGCGGCGCACGCGACGGGCTTCGATGTCGAAAGGCCTGTCATCGAAACCGCAAGGCGAAAGGCGGCGGCGCGCGGTCTCGGCGAACGCGTCAGCTTCGTCCAGGCGCCACCCGGTCCGCTTCCTTTCACCGATGCTTCGTTCGACGTCGTCTTCTCCAAGGATGCGCTGCTGCATGTGCCCGACAAAGACGCGCTGTTCGTCGAGATCTTTCGCGTGCTGAAGCCGGGTGGCGTCTTCGCGGCGTCGAACTGGATGATCGCGCATGACGGCGAACCGTCGCCGGAGATGAAGGCCTATGTCGCGGCCGAAGGCCTGTCCTTCGCCATGGCTTCACCGGCGCGCTACGCGCAGGCGATGCGCCGTGCGGGCTTTGCCGACGTCGCCGTGCGCGACCGTAATCCCTGGTATCGCGAGGTGGCGCGCGACGAGCTGGCGCGCCTCAAGGGAGCGCTCTATGGCCCCGTCGCCGCCGCGGTGGGGGCTGCCTATGTCGACAAGAATATCCGGACCTGGGAGGCGATGCAGAAGGTGCTTGACAGTGGCGAGCACCGTCCCACTCATCTGCGCGGTTGGAAGCCGGTTGGGTAGCCGGCAATGCTGGAGACCGTCACGCCCATGAAGACTGTAGAGGCCAGGGACGTCGTCCCTGAACCGGCCCGAAAGGGCGATGCCGACAAGCGCGGCCGCAAGGCCTCTAAGGAGGTCAGGCAGCAACAGCTGATCGAGGCGACGATCGATTCGCTGGCCAAGCGCGGCTATGCGGAGACGACGATGGCCGACGTCGCCGATGGCGCCGGCCTGTCGCGCGGCATCGTCAACTTCCATTTCGAAAGCAAGGAGAAACTGCTCGTCGCCACCTTGCAGTATATGTACGACGAGTATTCGGCGCATTGGCGCGCCGCCCTGCAGAAGGCTGGCGACGATCCGGCCCGGCAGCTGCAGCTGCTGGTGTGGGCCGACTTCGACCGCTCGATCTGCAACAAGCGCAAGCTCGCGGCATGGCTGGCCTTCTGGGGCGAGGCCAAGTCGCGGCCGACCTACCAGGCGCTGAGCAGCTCGCGCGACAATTACTACCAGCAGGTCTTCATCGATCTGTGCGCGACGCTCAAAGAGAGCGGCGGCTATGCCTATGAGCCGCAGGTCATGGCGCTGGCGCTATCGGCCATGCTGGAGGGGCTATGGCTGCGGCTGATGATGGGCACCGAGGACACCACCCGCGAGACCGCGCTGCAGGCCGCGAATGCGTTCCTGGCGGCAGCTTTTCCCAGGCACTACGGATGAGACGAAAGCCGGCCGATCGAGCCGGCAAGAAACAACAGAGAGGATGGAACAGCAATGAGAACCTTGAGCCGACGCCTGACACTGACATTGGCGCTGACTGGAGCGCTCGCCGCTTCGGCGGCGGCGCTGGCCGTTGCCGCCGACAAGGACCTGATCGTGTTCGATTGGTCCGGTTACGAGGACCCGGGCTTCCACCAGAAATATGTCGAGAAGGACGGCGATTCGCCGACCTTCGCCTTCTTCGGCGACGAGGACGAGGCGTTCGAGAAGGTGCGCTCCGGCTTCAAGGCGGATCTCGGCCACCCCTGCTCGCAAAGCGTGGTGAAGTGGCGCGAGGCAGGCCTGCTGCAACCGCTCGACACCTCGAAGATCGCTGGCTGGAAGGACCTCAATCCCGGCATCATGGCGATGAAGGATCTCGCCACCACAGCCGACGGCAAGGCCTGGTTCATGCCGTGGGATTGGGGTGACACCCAGCTCACCTACAATTCCGAAAAGATCGACGAGAAGGACGTGCAGTCGCTGAAGGCCTTCGCCGATCCGAAGTTCAAGGGCCGGGTTTCGATCGGCGACAATGTCGACGACGCCTATGCGCTGGCCAGCCTCGCCATCGGGCTCAAGGACTGGACCAAGATGACGGACGACCAGTTCAAGCAGGCATCGGACTTCCTGCGCCAGGTGCACAAGAACGTGCGCTCCTACTGGACCGACACCACCGACATCGTGCAGCTGTTGAGCGGCGGCGAGGTGGATCTCGCCTGGGCATGGAACGATGCGGCGGTGCAGTCACAGGCCGCGGGCGTGCCGATCAAATCCAAGAAGGACACCGCCGAGGGCATGTCGACCTGGGTGTGCGGCTATGTGCTGTTCAAGGATGCGCCGGGCAATGTCGACAAGGCCTATGACTATCTCAACGCCGTCAACGATCCCTCGGTCGCCAACATTCTGGTGAAGGACTGGGGCTACGGCCAGGCCAACGCCAAGGGCATGGCCGGCGTCGATCCGGCGGTGCTCAAGGACAAGGGCTACGACAATGTGGAAAAGTGGGTCGACAAGACGCTGTTCCAGTCGCCGATGCCTTCCGGGCTGAAGCTCAAGATGATCGCCGAGTTCGAGAAGATCAAAGCCGGCTATTGAGCCTAACTCTCGGTGTCCGTCCGCCTTTCGCGCGACAGGCGGACGGGCTCGCCAAAGCCCGGGAATTCTCCTAACCTCGCCCCGTCGTTTTCGCGATGGGGGAGTTTTGCGCCATGAATTCCACGCTTCGCCGCCTTGCTCTTGCCGCCGCCTGCACGGTTGGCGCCGGCGTGGCCTACGCGCTCGCAGAGAGCGGCGGCGACCTCGTCGTGTTCGACTGGTCGGGCTACGAGGACCCGTTGCTGCATCCCGACTACGCGGCCAAGTACGGCGCCGAGCCGACCTTCTCCTTCTTTGGCGACGAGGATGAGGCATTCGAGAAGATGCGGGCCGGCTTCAAGGCCGACATCGCGCATCCTTGCTCGCAAAGCGTGGTGAAGTGGCGCGAGGCGGGCCTGCTGCAGCCGCTCGACACCAGCCGCATCGCCGGCTGGAAGGACCTCAACCCCGGCATCATGGCGATGAAGGACCTCGCCACCACGGCCGACGGCAAGGCCTGGTTCATGCCCTTCGACTGGGGCAACACCTCGCTGCTCTACCGCACCGACAAGGTGACGGCGGAAGAAGCGCAATCGCTCAGGATCTTCGCCGATCCGAAGTTCAAGGGCCGCGTCACCATCGGCGACAACGTCGACGACGCCTATGCGCTGGCGAGCCTGGTGATCGGACTGAGG
This window encodes:
- a CDS encoding methyltransferase domain-containing protein produces the protein MIETAGAEREYDDTAIRFLEALWGDGYLSPGGPEEVDRVVEGLSLKGKTVLDIGCGAGGITLHLVERHGAAHATGFDVERPVIETARRKAAARGLGERVSFVQAPPGPLPFTDASFDVVFSKDALLHVPDKDALFVEIFRVLKPGGVFAASNWMIAHDGEPSPEMKAYVAAEGLSFAMASPARYAQAMRRAGFADVAVRDRNPWYREVARDELARLKGALYGPVAAAVGAAYVDKNIRTWEAMQKVLDSGEHRPTHLRGWKPVG
- the betI gene encoding transcriptional regulator BetI; translation: MLETVTPMKTVEARDVVPEPARKGDADKRGRKASKEVRQQQLIEATIDSLAKRGYAETTMADVADGAGLSRGIVNFHFESKEKLLVATLQYMYDEYSAHWRAALQKAGDDPARQLQLLVWADFDRSICNKRKLAAWLAFWGEAKSRPTYQALSSSRDNYYQQVFIDLCATLKESGGYAYEPQVMALALSAMLEGLWLRLMMGTEDTTRETALQAANAFLAAAFPRHYG
- a CDS encoding ABC transporter substrate-binding protein, which gives rise to MRTLSRRLTLTLALTGALAASAAALAVAADKDLIVFDWSGYEDPGFHQKYVEKDGDSPTFAFFGDEDEAFEKVRSGFKADLGHPCSQSVVKWREAGLLQPLDTSKIAGWKDLNPGIMAMKDLATTADGKAWFMPWDWGDTQLTYNSEKIDEKDVQSLKAFADPKFKGRVSIGDNVDDAYALASLAIGLKDWTKMTDDQFKQASDFLRQVHKNVRSYWTDTTDIVQLLSGGEVDLAWAWNDAAVQSQAAGVPIKSKKDTAEGMSTWVCGYVLFKDAPGNVDKAYDYLNAVNDPSVANILVKDWGYGQANAKGMAGVDPAVLKDKGYDNVEKWVDKTLFQSPMPSGLKLKMIAEFEKIKAGY
- a CDS encoding extracellular solute-binding protein yields the protein MNSTLRRLALAAACTVGAGVAYALAESGGDLVVFDWSGYEDPLLHPDYAAKYGAEPTFSFFGDEDEAFEKMRAGFKADIAHPCSQSVVKWREAGLLQPLDTSRIAGWKDLNPGIMAMKDLATTADGKAWFMPFDWGNTSLLYRTDKVTAEEAQSLRIFADPKFKGRVTIGDNVDDAYALASLVIGLRDWTKMTDAQFKEASDFLRAVNKNVRFYWTDDTDLNQAFTGNEVDLVWGWNETYVTLKGQGMPIEMNRDTKEGLSTWVCGYVLMKDAPGKLDQAYDFLSAVNAPGVSDYMVKTFGYGHGNAAGMAALDHKILVERGFDNLDKFLDKTLFQQPVAPELKQRMVAEFEKIKAGY